In a genomic window of Thiolapillus brandeum:
- a CDS encoding ABC transporter permease, translating to MNTLTDDIPGKKESESLWGKAWYKFRRDRIGMVSLGVVIFFMIIALGVWAGLWGQNWSGIEGPMWAPPSAEHWAGTNIIGQDIFERAIYSTKTAFEVGMVVAILSTILGGLLGALAGYFTNTWVDELILWLMGVLDSIPFYLFVAAIAYSLQGYAYSMHVAMIATFWTTTARLVRGEVIKLKNFEFVEAARAIGLPQRLIIFRHITPNTFHILLVQATIVFVGAIKSEVILSFLGLGVVDGVSWGLMIAESTQEVQAGHYSNFITASVFLFILVMAFNMFSDSLQDALDPKKVSA from the coding sequence ATGAATACACTGACTGACGACATCCCGGGCAAGAAGGAAAGCGAGTCCCTGTGGGGCAAGGCCTGGTACAAGTTTCGCCGCGACCGCATCGGCATGGTATCTCTGGGCGTGGTGATCTTCTTCATGATCATTGCCCTGGGGGTCTGGGCAGGCCTTTGGGGCCAGAACTGGAGCGGCATCGAAGGGCCCATGTGGGCGCCGCCTTCGGCAGAGCACTGGGCCGGAACCAATATCATCGGCCAGGACATCTTCGAGCGCGCCATCTACAGCACCAAGACCGCATTTGAGGTAGGCATGGTGGTGGCCATTCTCTCCACCATCCTCGGCGGCCTGCTGGGCGCCCTGGCGGGCTATTTCACCAATACCTGGGTGGATGAGCTGATTCTCTGGCTCATGGGCGTACTGGATTCCATCCCCTTCTACCTGTTCGTGGCCGCCATCGCCTACTCGTTGCAGGGTTACGCCTATTCCATGCATGTGGCCATGATCGCCACCTTCTGGACCACCACCGCCCGCCTGGTGCGCGGCGAGGTGATCAAGCTGAAGAACTTCGAATTCGTGGAAGCGGCCCGGGCCATTGGCCTGCCCCAGCGTTTGATCATTTTCCGCCATATCACCCCCAACACCTTCCACATCCTGCTGGTGCAGGCCACCATCGTGTTCGTGGGGGCCATCAAGTCCGAAGTCATCCTCAGCTTCCTGGGCCTGGGCGTGGTGGACGGCGTCTCCTGGGGCCTGATGATCGCCGAATCCACTCAGGAAGTGCAGGCGGGGCATTATTCCAACTTCATCACGGCCTCGGTGTTTCTGTTCATTCTGGTGATGGCTTTCAACATGTTCTCCGATTCCCTGCAGGATGCTTTGGATCCGAAGAAGGTGAGCGCATGA
- a CDS encoding ABC transporter permease: MEMLQYALRKFITGIPLIIGVTLISFLLMVYFGPDKTYELVGKNPTPEQIQEVRHQLGYDQPFVTRYLEYLKELVTFDFGYSDSTGERVNSILARTVPISLALIIPGFVLGNLLGIALALIAAYHRGRWWDKFIMGGSVVGMSVSFLIVIIAFQVIFSSNDGLGWFPVRGWNVYDFWDYLRYVTVPTLATVFVALGYNTRFYRAVIVEEMGRDHVRTAKAFGTPPGELLFKHILKNAMIPIITRIMFSIPLVVISGSLLLESYFGIPGVGLVTYDAITTGDQPILKAVVGITAVLFVVVLILNDIFYKLVDPRVSLK; the protein is encoded by the coding sequence ATGGAAATGCTCCAGTACGCCCTGCGCAAGTTCATCACCGGCATTCCCCTGATTATCGGTGTGACCCTGATCAGTTTCCTGCTCATGGTCTATTTCGGCCCGGACAAGACCTACGAACTGGTGGGCAAGAACCCCACCCCGGAACAAATCCAGGAGGTTCGCCACCAGCTGGGTTACGACCAGCCGTTTGTCACCCGCTACCTGGAATACCTGAAGGAACTGGTGACCTTCGACTTCGGCTATTCCGATTCCACCGGCGAGCGGGTGAACAGCATCCTGGCGCGCACCGTGCCCATTTCCCTGGCCCTGATCATTCCCGGCTTCGTCCTCGGAAACCTGCTGGGCATCGCTCTGGCGCTCATCGCCGCCTACCATCGCGGCCGCTGGTGGGACAAATTCATCATGGGCGGCTCGGTGGTGGGCATGAGCGTGAGCTTCCTCATCGTCATCATCGCCTTCCAGGTCATTTTCTCCTCCAATGACGGCCTGGGCTGGTTCCCGGTGCGGGGCTGGAACGTGTACGACTTCTGGGACTATCTGCGCTATGTGACCGTGCCCACCCTGGCCACGGTGTTCGTCGCTCTGGGCTACAACACCCGTTTCTACCGGGCCGTGATCGTGGAAGAGATGGGCCGCGACCATGTCCGCACCGCCAAGGCCTTCGGCACCCCGCCGGGGGAACTGCTGTTCAAGCATATCCTGAAGAACGCCATGATCCCCATCATCACCCGCATCATGTTCTCCATTCCCCTGGTGGTGATTTCCGGCTCTCTGCTGCTGGAAAGTTATTTCGGCATCCCCGGGGTGGGTCTGGTGACCTATGATGCCATCACTACCGGTGACCAGCCCATCCTCAAAGCCGTGGTGGGCATCACCGCCGTGTTGTTCGTGGTGGTGCTGATTCTCAACGACATCTTCTACAAACTGGTGGATCCGCGAGTGTCCCTGAAATGA
- a CDS encoding ABC transporter substrate-binding protein: MSKQICALLTLSFFLILGGCTDGPDTTGMKIYRHSLNGSPSSLDPAQSATLYANHVVVNVYDTLYAYKYLARPYQIKPNLAVALPEVSDDGLTYTIRIKQGVEFIDDPAFPDGKGREVTAADFVYSLKRHFDPKTRSQGSWFWAGRIKGMDAWKKAGSDYDKDVEGLKALDRYTIQIILNKPFPQLIHTLTQGYAAIVPREAVEYYGREFSVHPVGSGPFKLQRFDSVGVVLVRNPNYRKEPIDLAFEGYDEAIHGKYGIKEIDGKIPPLVDRLEIHFIKQSLSRWNSFTKGDEIQYAGIPKELLDDVLAQKQPEIILKPEYAKKYFMTSGYENGFVHTDFNMRDPEIGYNDDPQREKMNHALRCAIRYAYNWDDRNKKFYNEMGFIFPGIIPPVVPEYDPDASRETLRHDPEKARQLLQQAGWTADKLPTLTYGGVASVDSRQMFEQFRGWLMKIGYPREKVVFDSYASFGDFNRAVKKAKIKIVGMGWGLDYPDAENTLQLFYGPNGSPGSNNANFDDPEYNRLYEKTSVMQQSPERTRLYRRMNQIVLDSCVTISGLSRQQIFLWHKDVVSFPDQSIVGGFHLKFVDVKEAQK, from the coding sequence ATGTCAAAACAAATCTGCGCACTGCTGACACTGTCCTTCTTCCTGATTCTGGGAGGTTGCACCGATGGCCCTGACACGACGGGCATGAAAATCTACCGTCATTCCCTGAACGGTTCACCCAGCAGCCTGGATCCGGCCCAAAGCGCCACCCTCTATGCCAACCATGTGGTGGTCAACGTCTATGACACTCTTTATGCCTACAAATACCTGGCCCGCCCCTACCAGATCAAGCCCAACCTGGCCGTGGCCCTGCCGGAAGTTTCCGATGACGGTCTGACCTACACCATCCGTATCAAGCAAGGTGTGGAATTCATCGATGACCCGGCTTTTCCTGATGGCAAAGGCCGGGAAGTGACCGCCGCTGATTTCGTGTATTCATTGAAACGCCATTTCGACCCCAAGACCCGCTCCCAGGGCAGCTGGTTCTGGGCCGGGCGCATCAAGGGCATGGATGCCTGGAAAAAAGCCGGTTCGGATTACGACAAGGACGTGGAAGGTCTCAAGGCCCTGGACCGTTACACCATCCAGATCATTCTGAACAAGCCCTTCCCCCAACTGATACACACTCTGACCCAGGGCTATGCCGCCATCGTGCCCCGGGAAGCGGTGGAATACTATGGCCGGGAATTTTCCGTGCATCCCGTGGGCTCCGGCCCATTCAAACTACAGCGCTTCGATTCCGTGGGCGTGGTGCTGGTGAGAAACCCCAACTACCGCAAGGAGCCCATCGACCTGGCTTTTGAGGGCTATGACGAAGCCATTCACGGCAAATATGGCATCAAGGAAATCGACGGCAAGATCCCGCCCCTGGTGGATCGCCTGGAGATTCACTTCATCAAGCAATCCCTGTCACGCTGGAATTCCTTCACCAAGGGCGATGAAATCCAGTACGCCGGCATTCCCAAGGAATTGCTGGACGATGTCCTGGCGCAAAAACAGCCGGAAATCATTCTCAAGCCCGAGTACGCCAAAAAATATTTCATGACTTCCGGCTATGAAAACGGATTCGTACACACGGATTTCAACATGCGCGACCCGGAGATCGGTTACAACGATGACCCGCAACGCGAGAAGATGAACCATGCTCTGCGCTGCGCCATCCGCTATGCCTACAACTGGGACGACCGGAATAAAAAGTTCTACAACGAAATGGGCTTCATATTCCCGGGGATCATTCCACCGGTGGTGCCCGAATACGATCCCGACGCCTCCCGGGAGACCTTGCGCCACGATCCCGAAAAAGCCCGCCAGCTGCTGCAACAGGCAGGCTGGACCGCAGACAAGCTGCCCACCCTGACCTATGGTGGCGTGGCGTCCGTGGATAGCCGCCAGATGTTCGAGCAGTTTCGTGGCTGGCTGATGAAGATCGGCTATCCCAGGGAAAAGGTCGTTTTTGACTCCTACGCCTCCTTCGGCGACTTCAACCGGGCGGTGAAGAAGGCCAAGATCAAGATCGTGGGCATGGGCTGGGGCCTGGACTACCCTGACGCGGAGAATACCCTGCAACTGTTCTATGGCCCCAACGGCTCCCCTGGCTCCAACAATGCCAATTTCGATGATCCCGAATACAATCGCCTGTATGAAAAAACCTCGGTGATGCAACAGTCCCCGGAACGCACCCGGCTATACCGCCGAATGAACCAGATCGTTCTCGACAGCTGTGTCACCATTTCCGGCCTGTCCCGGCAGCAGATTTTCCTCTGGCACAAGGACGTGGTGAGCTTTCCCGACCAGTCCATCGTGGGCGGTTTCCATCTCAAGTTCGTGGACGTGAAAGAGGCGCAAAAGTAA
- a CDS encoding PHP domain-containing protein, whose product MSLKYDLHSHSTISDGTLTPGELVALAARSGVDVLGLTDHDNVSGIAEARVVAGQKGIALVPGTEISVSWNGYTVHILGLNVDPEAPELLAGLHQLCRYRTWRAEEIGRRLEKKGISGAYAGACELATGALVGRLHFARFLVQQGHAPDTRAVFRKYLVKGKPGYVNGEWASLEDALSWIERAGGLAVIAHPARYSMTRGKLRQLIGEFKALGGRGLEVVSGSHSRDEYFTMAKHARDFGLLASAGSDYHGPENPWINLGQLPALPPGCEPVWNHF is encoded by the coding sequence ATGTCCCTGAAATACGACCTTCACAGCCATTCCACGATTTCTGATGGAACCCTGACTCCCGGCGAGCTTGTGGCCCTGGCGGCCCGGTCCGGGGTGGATGTGCTGGGGCTGACGGATCATGACAATGTATCCGGTATTGCCGAAGCGCGGGTTGTCGCCGGGCAAAAGGGCATTGCTCTGGTCCCCGGAACAGAGATTTCCGTAAGCTGGAACGGCTATACCGTTCACATCCTGGGATTGAATGTCGATCCCGAAGCGCCGGAGCTGCTGGCAGGTTTGCACCAGCTTTGCCGTTACCGCACCTGGCGGGCCGAAGAAATCGGACGCAGGCTGGAGAAAAAAGGCATTTCCGGCGCTTATGCCGGTGCCTGTGAGCTGGCAACGGGCGCGTTGGTGGGGCGCCTGCATTTTGCCCGTTTCCTGGTGCAGCAGGGACATGCGCCGGATACCAGGGCGGTGTTCCGCAAATACCTGGTCAAGGGAAAGCCCGGCTATGTGAATGGCGAGTGGGCCAGCCTGGAAGATGCGCTGAGCTGGATAGAGCGGGCGGGAGGTTTGGCGGTGATTGCTCATCCGGCGCGCTACAGCATGACCCGGGGAAAACTGAGACAGTTGATTGGCGAATTCAAGGCGCTCGGCGGCCGGGGCCTGGAAGTGGTTTCCGGCAGCCACAGCAGGGACGAATATTTCACCATGGCGAAACATGCCCGGGATTTTGGCCTGTTGGCCTCTGCCGGATCGGATTACCACGGACCGGAAAATCCCTGGATCAACCTGGGTCAGTTGCCGGCATTGCCGCCGGGCTGCGAACCCGTATGGAATCATTTTTGA
- a CDS encoding L-threonylcarbamoyladenylate synthase, which translates to MAQFFQIHPENPQTRLVRQAVDILRDGGVIIYPTDSSYAIGCHIGDKHALDRIRRIRRLDDKHNFTLMCRDLSEISHYTKLDNQQYRLIKGLTPGPYTFILKATKQVPKRLMHPKRKTIGIRIPDNRIALALLEELNEPILSSTLILPGDDMPLMDPYEMKDLLEHQVDLIIDGGYCGYDPTTVIVMEDDEPWVAREGKGDTSLFD; encoded by the coding sequence ATGGCACAGTTTTTTCAAATTCATCCGGAGAATCCTCAAACCCGCCTGGTGCGCCAGGCGGTGGATATCCTGCGAGACGGGGGCGTCATTATCTACCCCACGGATTCCAGTTATGCCATCGGTTGCCATATCGGCGACAAGCATGCGCTGGACCGTATCCGCCGGATTCGCCGCCTGGATGACAAGCACAACTTCACCCTGATGTGCCGGGACCTGTCGGAGATCTCCCACTACACCAAACTGGACAACCAGCAGTATCGCCTGATCAAGGGTCTCACTCCCGGCCCCTATACTTTCATCCTAAAAGCCACCAAGCAGGTGCCCAAGCGCCTCATGCATCCCAAGCGCAAAACCATCGGCATCCGTATTCCGGACAACCGCATCGCCCTGGCTCTGCTGGAGGAACTCAATGAGCCCATACTCAGTAGTACGCTGATTCTGCCAGGGGATGACATGCCCCTGATGGACCCCTACGAGATGAAGGATCTCCTGGAGCACCAAGTGGATCTCATCATCGACGGGGGTTACTGCGGTTATGATCCCACCACGGTGATTGTCATGGAGGATGATGAGCCCTGGGTGGCCCGCGAAGGCAAGGGCGATACCAGCCTGTTTGATTAG
- a CDS encoding site-2 protease family protein, translating into MPHELNLIQQLVVFVLPLIFAITVHEAAHGWVADKLGDHTARAMGRVTINPIPHIDPVGTIIVPLALYAMTTLAGGGGLIFGWAKPVPINPRNFGNYRRDMALTAAAGPVSNFIMLLIWAVLLRMSAGMESSASWFAEPLAYMAVGGILINAILMVLNLLPILPLDGGRVLASLLPPRLSFSYARLEPWGLFILIGLMVTGILWPIMRPMLQLVQGLAYSVAGLM; encoded by the coding sequence ATGCCTCATGAACTCAATCTCATACAACAGCTGGTGGTGTTCGTCCTGCCGCTGATTTTTGCCATTACTGTCCACGAAGCCGCTCATGGCTGGGTAGCGGACAAGCTGGGGGATCATACGGCCCGCGCCATGGGGCGCGTGACCATCAATCCCATTCCGCATATCGACCCGGTGGGTACCATTATCGTGCCTCTGGCCTTGTACGCCATGACCACATTGGCGGGTGGCGGCGGCCTGATTTTTGGCTGGGCGAAACCCGTGCCCATCAATCCGCGCAATTTCGGCAACTACCGGCGGGATATGGCACTTACGGCAGCCGCGGGTCCGGTTTCCAATTTTATCATGCTGCTCATATGGGCCGTGTTGCTGCGTATGTCGGCAGGCATGGAATCCTCGGCGAGCTGGTTTGCCGAACCCCTGGCCTATATGGCCGTAGGTGGCATCCTGATCAATGCCATTCTTATGGTGCTGAACCTGCTGCCCATACTGCCTCTGGACGGTGGCCGGGTGTTGGCTTCTCTGCTGCCGCCCAGGCTGTCCTTCTCCTATGCCCGGCTGGAGCCCTGGGGGCTGTTCATCCTTATCGGCCTGATGGTCACCGGAATCCTCTGGCCCATCATGCGGCCCATGCTGCAGCTGGTGCAGGGGTTGGCCTATTCTGTTGCAGGGCTCATGTGA
- a CDS encoding tryptophan--tRNA ligase, translating to MENVATQHARVLSGMRPTGRLHLGHYHGVIKNWVELQHEYQCFFFVADWHALTTHYEDPSIIPDSVWDMVIDWLAAGVNPGEATLFIQSRVPEHAELHLLLSMTTPLGWLERVPSYKDQQEKLKEKDLATYGFLGYPLLQAADILIYRAGLVPVGEDQVAHVELTREIARRFNHLYGREADFEAKAEEAMKKMGKKNARLYAGYRKAWQEQGDDEALAAARALLESQQNINLSDRDRLFGYLEGGGKVILPEPQALLTKASKMPGLDGQKMSKSYGNTIPLDAKPEQVEQQLRTMPTDPARVRRTDPGDPGKCPVWEFHKVYSDDTVRNWVKEGCTSAGIGCIECKQPVIDAVLAELKPMQERAADYESDPDLVRNIINEGCEKARDEARDTMEEVRHVMSLEYR from the coding sequence ATGGAAAACGTAGCAACACAACATGCCCGTGTACTGTCCGGCATGCGCCCCACGGGGCGTCTTCACCTGGGGCACTATCATGGTGTGATCAAGAACTGGGTGGAACTGCAGCACGAATATCAGTGCTTTTTCTTTGTCGCCGACTGGCATGCCCTGACCACGCATTATGAAGATCCTTCCATTATTCCCGACAGTGTCTGGGACATGGTCATCGACTGGCTGGCGGCGGGGGTGAATCCCGGCGAGGCCACCCTGTTCATCCAGTCCCGGGTGCCGGAGCATGCCGAACTGCACCTGTTGCTTTCCATGACCACGCCCCTGGGCTGGCTGGAGCGCGTGCCCAGCTACAAGGATCAGCAGGAAAAACTCAAGGAAAAGGATCTGGCCACCTACGGCTTCCTGGGCTATCCCCTGCTGCAGGCGGCGGACATACTGATCTACCGGGCCGGCCTAGTGCCCGTCGGCGAAGATCAGGTGGCTCATGTGGAACTGACCCGGGAGATTGCCCGGCGCTTCAATCATCTGTATGGCCGGGAAGCGGATTTCGAGGCAAAAGCCGAGGAAGCCATGAAGAAAATGGGCAAGAAGAATGCCCGTCTCTACGCCGGTTACCGCAAGGCCTGGCAGGAGCAGGGGGATGATGAAGCCCTGGCTGCGGCCCGCGCCCTCCTCGAATCCCAGCAAAACATCAATCTCAGCGACCGGGATCGTCTGTTCGGTTACCTGGAAGGGGGCGGCAAGGTGATTCTTCCCGAGCCCCAGGCATTGTTGACCAAGGCATCCAAAATGCCTGGCCTGGACGGACAGAAGATGTCCAAGTCCTATGGCAACACCATTCCCCTGGATGCCAAACCCGAGCAGGTGGAACAGCAGCTGCGCACCATGCCTACGGATCCGGCCCGGGTGCGGCGCACGGACCCCGGTGACCCCGGAAAATGCCCCGTGTGGGAGTTCCACAAGGTTTATTCTGATGACACCGTAAGGAACTGGGTGAAGGAGGGCTGCACCAGCGCCGGTATTGGCTGCATAGAATGCAAGCAGCCGGTCATCGATGCCGTGCTGGCGGAACTCAAACCCATGCAGGAGCGTGCTGCCGATTATGAAAGTGATCCGGATCTGGTGCGCAATATCATCAACGAGGGTTGTGAAAAGGCCCGGGACGAAGCCCGTGATACCATGGAAGAAGTCCGCCACGTCATGTCCCTGGAATATCGATGA
- a CDS encoding segregation and condensation protein A produces MNPVDSAALQGPDPGPVPQQEEMPFAVVEGQPQYQLPKDLYIPPDALEVFLDAFEGPLDLLLYLIKRQNLDILNIPLAKITQQYMEYINLMKELRLELAAEYLVMAAMLAEIKSRMLLPRPESEDEDGEDPRAELIRRLQEYERFKQAADDLHNLDQLGRDVWPVQVEVPDKHIHQEPPKLELKELLLALRDVLQRADMFSNHHITREPLSLRERMSRVLEAVRPDRFTDFHELFDITEGRDGVVVTFMAILELLKQTLIEMVQSETFGPIHVKASGATQT; encoded by the coding sequence ATGAATCCCGTTGATTCCGCTGCCTTGCAAGGGCCAGATCCCGGGCCTGTTCCCCAGCAGGAGGAAATGCCTTTTGCCGTGGTGGAAGGGCAGCCCCAGTATCAGTTGCCCAAGGATCTGTATATTCCCCCGGACGCTCTGGAAGTGTTTCTGGACGCTTTCGAAGGCCCCCTGGATCTGCTGTTGTATCTCATCAAGCGCCAGAACCTGGATATTCTCAATATTCCCCTGGCCAAGATCACCCAGCAGTACATGGAATATATCAACCTGATGAAGGAGCTGCGCCTGGAACTGGCGGCGGAATACCTGGTGATGGCGGCCATGCTGGCGGAAATCAAGTCACGCATGCTGCTGCCGCGCCCGGAAAGCGAGGACGAGGACGGGGAAGATCCCCGCGCCGAGCTCATCCGGCGTCTGCAGGAATATGAACGCTTCAAGCAGGCTGCAGACGATCTGCACAATCTGGATCAGCTGGGCCGGGACGTATGGCCGGTTCAGGTGGAAGTGCCGGACAAACATATTCACCAGGAACCGCCAAAGCTGGAGCTGAAGGAACTGTTGCTGGCTCTGCGTGATGTGCTGCAACGTGCCGATATGTTCAGCAATCACCACATCACCCGGGAACCTTTGTCCCTGCGCGAGCGCATGAGCCGGGTGCTGGAAGCGGTGCGCCCGGATCGGTTTACCGATTTCCATGAGCTGTTCGATATCACCGAGGGACGTGATGGCGTGGTCGTTACTTTCATGGCGATCCTCGAACTGCTCAAGCAGACCCTGATAGAAATGGTGCAGAGTGAGACCTTTGGCCCCATTCATGTAAAGGCCAGTGGAGCGACCCAGACATGA
- the scpB gene encoding SMC-Scp complex subunit ScpB — protein MNPSDNLKQIVEAALLASGKAMTLDKLQDLFDEMERPDKKALREVLQELSEDYRERGIEVREVASGWRIQVTKACAPWVSRLWEEKPARYSRALMETLALIAYRQPITRGEIEDIRGVSVSSNIMRTLVEREWVRVVGHRDVPGRPSLYGTTREFLDYFGLKSLDDLPTLAEIRDLDVINEELNLTEPGGETPDEADKTSEDQGEEGRTPGDTDAETDSEPEQETRETPETSSEVRESDEKEA, from the coding sequence ATGAATCCCAGTGACAATCTGAAACAGATCGTGGAAGCGGCGCTGCTCGCGTCCGGCAAGGCCATGACCCTGGACAAGCTCCAGGACCTGTTCGACGAAATGGAGCGACCGGACAAGAAAGCACTGCGTGAGGTACTGCAGGAACTGTCGGAAGACTACCGGGAACGTGGTATCGAGGTGCGGGAAGTGGCCAGCGGTTGGCGCATCCAGGTCACCAAGGCCTGTGCCCCCTGGGTGTCGCGGCTCTGGGAGGAAAAACCCGCCCGTTACTCCAGGGCCCTCATGGAGACCCTGGCCCTCATTGCCTACCGGCAGCCCATTACCCGGGGTGAAATCGAGGATATCCGGGGCGTCAGCGTCAGCTCCAATATCATGCGCACCCTGGTGGAACGTGAATGGGTGCGGGTGGTGGGGCATCGCGATGTGCCAGGCCGGCCTTCCCTGTATGGTACCACCCGGGAATTCCTGGACTATTTCGGACTCAAATCCCTGGACGATCTGCCCACTCTGGCGGAGATTCGTGATTTGGATGTCATCAACGAAGAACTCAACCTGACAGAACCCGGTGGTGAAACTCCGGACGAGGCGGACAAGACATCTGAGGATCAGGGTGAAGAAGGCCGAACCCCCGGCGACACGGATGCCGAAACGGATTCAGAACCGGAACAGGAAACACGAGAAACACCGGAAACCAGCAGCGAAGTACGGGAATCAGATGAAAAAGAAGCCTGA
- the rluB gene encoding 23S rRNA pseudouridine(2605) synthase RluB produces the protein MKKKPEVQGDRLQKLLANAGMGSRRQIEGWIREGRVQVNGVNAKLGDRATLGDQITVDGRPVSGRKLAANKRHAILYNKPEGEVVTRNDPEGRKTVFERLPRLPEGRWIAVGRLDVNSAGLLLFTNDGELANRLMHPRQLIEREYAVRVHGRVTEDMLKQLVNGVTLDDGPARFEEVVFSGGEGSNQWYHVVLMEGRKREVRRMWEAVGVVVNRLKRVRYGPIILDSRVKFGMWRELEKEEKKDLLRIAGIRDKRPWGSLKLPGSRAEKKNRPSPWAKRR, from the coding sequence ATGAAAAAGAAGCCTGAAGTTCAGGGAGATCGCCTGCAGAAGCTCCTGGCCAACGCCGGTATGGGGTCACGTCGCCAGATCGAAGGCTGGATTCGTGAGGGGCGGGTGCAGGTCAATGGTGTCAATGCCAAGCTGGGAGACCGCGCCACCCTGGGGGATCAGATTACCGTGGATGGCCGGCCCGTGTCCGGCAGGAAGCTGGCCGCCAACAAGCGTCATGCCATTCTGTACAACAAGCCGGAAGGCGAGGTGGTGACGCGCAATGATCCTGAGGGCCGCAAGACGGTCTTCGAGCGCTTGCCCAGGCTTCCTGAAGGGCGCTGGATTGCTGTGGGGCGCCTGGATGTGAACAGTGCGGGCCTGTTGTTGTTTACCAATGATGGTGAACTGGCGAATCGCCTCATGCATCCCCGTCAGCTCATCGAACGCGAATATGCGGTGCGCGTACATGGCAGGGTCACTGAAGACATGCTCAAGCAGTTGGTCAACGGCGTGACCCTGGATGATGGACCCGCCCGCTTCGAGGAAGTGGTTTTCTCGGGAGGAGAAGGGAGCAACCAGTGGTATCACGTGGTGCTCATGGAAGGACGCAAGCGCGAAGTGCGCCGCATGTGGGAAGCCGTGGGCGTGGTGGTCAACCGTCTCAAACGGGTGCGTTATGGCCCCATTATTCTGGATAGCCGGGTCAAATTCGGCATGTGGCGGGAACTGGAGAAGGAAGAGAAAAAGGACCTGTTGCGTATTGCCGGCATCAGGGACAAGCGTCCCTGGGGAAGCCTCAAGCTCCCCGGTTCCCGGGCAGAGAAGAAGAACCGCCCCTCTCCCTGGGCAAAGAGACGCTGA
- a CDS encoding thioredoxin family protein, translating to MRTLAILLQLLFSTPMLMAAQEGGLPAGMVNPGYHAQPSWFKESFLELGEDIAEAKSANKRVLLYFYQDGCPYCAKLLEDNFGNKVIADKTRRHFDVIALNIWGDREVTLPSGETMTEKRFAESLKVQYTPTLLFLDEQGKGVARLNGYYAPHKFEVVLDYVAGRHEQEMKLARYYADRNPIAASGKLNVESFALPHPLQLAENRRNSWRPLLVIFEQKSCQPCDEMHEDAFSREPLLLALSNFDVAQVDMRSASKLQTPDGRELPARKWAEELNIQYAPSLVFFDSRAREIFRSEAYLKNFHLHAVLDYVATGAWRHQPNFQRFVQHRADVLRARGLAVDLMK from the coding sequence ATGCGTACCCTGGCTATCCTGCTGCAACTGCTGTTTTCAACCCCCATGCTCATGGCTGCCCAGGAGGGCGGCCTGCCGGCGGGCATGGTCAATCCCGGTTATCACGCTCAGCCATCCTGGTTCAAGGAATCCTTTCTCGAACTGGGCGAAGATATCGCCGAGGCCAAGTCCGCGAACAAACGCGTGCTGCTGTATTTTTACCAGGACGGCTGCCCCTATTGCGCAAAGCTGCTGGAAGACAACTTTGGCAACAAGGTGATCGCTGACAAAACCCGCAGGCATTTCGATGTTATTGCATTGAATATCTGGGGGGATCGGGAAGTCACCCTGCCATCAGGCGAGACGATGACGGAAAAGCGTTTTGCCGAATCCCTGAAGGTGCAATACACCCCCACCCTGTTGTTCCTGGATGAACAGGGAAAGGGCGTGGCGCGCCTCAACGGCTATTACGCGCCGCACAAGTTCGAGGTGGTGCTGGACTATGTGGCTGGCAGGCATGAACAGGAGATGAAACTGGCCCGCTACTATGCCGACAGGAATCCCATAGCGGCATCGGGCAAACTGAATGTGGAATCTTTTGCGCTGCCTCATCCTCTGCAACTGGCGGAAAACCGCCGGAATTCCTGGCGCCCCCTGCTGGTGATCTTCGAGCAGAAATCCTGCCAGCCCTGTGACGAGATGCACGAGGATGCGTTCAGCCGGGAACCCCTGCTCCTGGCACTGTCCAATTTTGATGTGGCTCAGGTGGATATGCGTTCCGCCAGCAAGCTCCAGACTCCTGATGGCCGGGAACTGCCCGCCCGGAAATGGGCGGAAGAACTGAACATACAGTACGCTCCGAGCCTGGTGTTCTTCGATTCCAGGGCCAGGGAAATCTTTCGCTCGGAAGCTTATCTGAAAAATTTCCATTTGCATGCCGTGCTGGATTATGTGGCCACTGGAGCCTGGCGCCACCAGCCCAATTTTCAGCGTTTTGTTCAGCATCGTGCGGATGTCCTGCGGGCCAGGGGGCTGGCGGTGGATCTGATGAAATAG